The nucleotide sequence TCGGCCAGCTATCAGATCATGAGCGAACGAGGATCAGGCGAAAGAACATGGCCTTTATCTTCCAGTCGTTTGGCCTGCTTCCGCTGATGTCAGCCGCGGAAAACGTCGAGTTTGGACTTCGCCTGTCAGGGGTGCCTGCTGCCGAATGGAGGGAGCGTGTTCGCGAATCGCTCGATATCGTTGGACTGTCCAAACGGGCGCATCATCGGCCGTTTGAGATGTCCGGTGGAGAACAGCAACGCTGTGCGATTGCCAGAGCTGTTGCGAACAGACCGACACTACTATTGGCGGATGAGCCGACAGCTGAGCTGGATAGTAAAACGGGTCTGCAAATTAGCCGTTTGTTTCGCCAACTGGTCGATGAAGGTGCGATGAGCATTGTCATGACGACACATGATCCTGGTGTAATGGAGGTGGCGGACGATGTCTATGAATTGGAGGACGGTCGTATCAAGGAATAGCAAAATAAAATGGGCGTACTTGAGCTTTTTCGTTTTGTTGACGGGCTGTTCCCTATTCCCTAAGGAAGAGGAGGTTCTGGCTCCGCCATTAGTGGAGCCATCGCCTATCAAATACGAGGTGGCAGAGGTTTTACAAGGGACGATCGTAAAAAGTGTGAAAGGAAACGCCTCCTTCACGACCGTGAAAACGGCGGAGCTCTCTTTCCCGGAGACGAAGGGACTGCGGCTAAAGTCGTTCTCGGTCCAAGGCGGCGATCAGGTGAAAAAAGGACAGGTACTTGCTGAATTGGATGCGGCTGAAATGGAGAGGGCGATCGAGTCGGCCCAGTATGAAGTGGAGAAGGCAAAGCTGGAGCTGCTTGAAGCCCAGCAGGATAATCACTACGAAGTCGAATCCGCCAAGCTGGACGTTTTGAAGGCAGAAATGAACGCTAAGGTAAACGAGACCAAGCTAGCCAAGATCGAATTGGAAAAGGTTAAGCTAGACTTGGCGAAATTGCAGGATCCCAAGAAGCGGCAGTACGCGGTGGAGCGTGCCAGGCTGAACGTGAAGCAAAAAGAGATGGACTTGAAGAACCTGCAACAGCGTTGGAACGAGACCAAGCTGATCGCGCCCTTTGACGGCATCGTGCTGTTTACAAGCAACGAGCAGGTGGGAGATGAGGTGGAAGCACATCAAAAGCTCGTAACGATAGGCGATCCGAATGAGCTGTTCGTTATGTATATTGCTCACGAGAAAGAGGCGCTGCAAGATGTTAAGGAAGGGATGAAAGTGATTCTCTCGGGCAAAGACGGCGAAAAAGGTGAGGGGACAGTTGTTCAGACGCCCCTACATGTCCCTTCCAATTTACCAGAGGATTTGACGAAGCTGTATCAGAGAAGTCTACTCATTGCACCGAAAATCCCTCCAAAGGGCTTGGAGATCGGGACAGGAGTCAGTAT is from Brevibacillus brevis and encodes:
- a CDS encoding efflux RND transporter periplasmic adaptor subunit, coding for MSMNWRTVVSRNSKIKWAYLSFFVLLTGCSLFPKEEEVLAPPLVEPSPIKYEVAEVLQGTIVKSVKGNASFTTVKTAELSFPETKGLRLKSFSVQGGDQVKKGQVLAELDAAEMERAIESAQYEVEKAKLELLEAQQDNHYEVESAKLDVLKAEMNAKVNETKLAKIELEKVKLDLAKLQDPKKRQYAVERARLNVKQKEMDLKNLQQRWNETKLIAPFDGIVLFTSNEQVGDEVEAHQKLVTIGDPNELFVMYIAHEKEALQDVKEGMKVILSGKDGEKGEGTVVQTPLHVPSNLPEDLTKLYQRSLLIAPKIPPKGLEIGTGVSIEVIVDKQDQTLIIPRKALHDLSGRKYVRVLDGNSKKEVDVETGIMTQTEVEIRKGLSAGQLVILE
- a CDS encoding ABC transporter ATP-binding protein, yielding MSFIAETKNVERTFGRGATAVRALAGVKMRVESGRLLVLKGRSGSGKTTLLNLLGGLDRPTVGSVYFQGREIGQLSDHERTRIRRKNMAFIFQSFGLLPLMSAAENVEFGLRLSGVPAAEWRERVRESLDIVGLSKRAHHRPFEMSGGEQQRCAIARAVANRPTLLLADEPTAELDSKTGLQISRLFRQLVDEGAMSIVMTTHDPGVMEVADDVYELEDGRIKE